Within the Penaeus vannamei isolate JL-2024 unplaced genomic scaffold, ASM4276789v1 unanchor1019, whole genome shotgun sequence genome, the region tataatattattattgtatgtctttgtatatgtatatgtgtgtgtgtgtgtgtatgtgtgtgtttgcgcgtgtgtacacataaacacactagcagatacagatatacagaaaacccaaaccgcttcacaacaacaaaaaattaagtTTCTGTATCACTGCATTACTGAAAACACTTCCTGTTGCTCTTTATTAAACAACCaggatttttttccccctctattctctatttttttatatatatatagaattgtgcTGCTCTATATACTGTATTCAGTTTAGGGTTAATATGTAGCCTTTGCACACGGGGATTGGCGTGTTTTACCCGTGTATATGCAGCGGGTAATATTCGTGCATATTCCTCTCCCACCAGCAAAGCATTCAATATGGAGGGTTCAATAAATCGAGTTATCTGAGGCTTAAAAatatgccagagagagagagggggagagagagagagagagagagagagagagagagagagagagagagagggagagagagagagagcgagagagagagagagagagagagaaagaagaaaagaagaaagaagaagaagaagaaggaagaaggaaagaagaaaaggaaagaatgaaattgaataaggaggaaagggaggaaggaggaaaggagaaagaaagaagaagaagagagagagagagagagagagagagagagcagagagagagagacagagagagggagagagacaatgaggtggaagaagaggaagagggaaatcaggaggaaggaggaaaagagagagaagaaagggggggaaagaaagggaaaggaaaaagaaaaaaagaagaagaaaagataaagctaaaaacaaccaaaaagaaaaaggggggaaaaatgcATGTGGTTGCTACTGTGGGGGCAAAAATAAGGAAATTATATTTTGAATTCGAAAATAGGGTTTTCTCTGGGTCTGTGTTTCTATATggttgtttcattctctttctctttctccccctctctatccctctctttaggtctcgctttttctcgtttctctctccctgtctatctgcatatctatatgtatatattcatgtactgattgtttttctctttgtttatatattgatttgtttttcttctccttgccttctttctttctctcgccatatttctttctccttctctcttaccatctctccctctctctgcacctccactctctctctctctccttccctccttttttcccctcacccctatctctctctctctctctctctctctctctctctctctctctctctctctctctctctctctctctctctctctctctctttctcctttcccttccctttcccccccccttctccccacctcacccccactctctctctctctctctctctctctctctctctctctctctctatctatctatctatctatctatctatctatctatctatctatctatctatctccttccctccaccttctcctttcccccataACCCCAGTCTCAAatgccccaccccctctctttttcaaattcactcccacccccacccccctctttttttggcatatacacacacctccGTTGCCCTTGCAATGACCCAACGTTGCAgaaacctccccccctctccccccccacacacacacgtcccccctctccctccttccctccctccctcccccaaccaccacacCTGTGACACGGGAAAGGAATGTGGTTCTGTCGGCCGATATAGATTACCTGGCGCGGCCTCCCAACCCGACGGGGgctggcggggggtgggggagaaggaaggtgggggtgggggtgggggtgggggtgggggtgggggtgtctccGTGCCATGTCCGACGCGAGCTGTCAGTCAGAATTTCCACTCACTCCTCTGTCAGGTTCAGGGGCCAGATTCTTCGTTGCTCTCTttatccgttttctctctctctagcaagcAACATATAAATAACgtgtaacttatatatatataatatatatatatatatatatatatatatgtaatatatatacataatatatatatatatatatatatatataaatatatatatatgaatatatatataataaataatatatatatatataatatatataaatatatagatatttaatatatatatataatatatacatatatatataaactatatataatatctctctctctctttgtttcttttatctgtttttatttctttttcttctcctttctttctctctctctttccttgttttctctctttatcttttatttattttctctccttatttctgtttatccgtgtttttttcttttttctctttccttccttctctctttatccgttttattttcttctctctctccttgcttgtctctctcttttttatttcaacattttctttctctttttctggttctttcccttacttctatttttgtagttttttaaatcattttttcgactttttcacACCTTTTTgcgaatcatttatttattcatttactttatttcattccccttttatttatttacttattttttgcatGCTCCAGAGGcgagttttctttctctgtttctctttttttttcttattcctccgaTTTTGGAAGACGatttcttttaaattatttttctcgCTTCTTTGTTAttcgctcttactttctctttatctacttacctcctctttctcttgtttgtctctttgtttgtttgctttagaAACGagaatattttttgtctttctctcttctttattctctttttttttacttatttctcatTATATATTCCATCTCcttctgttattctttcttttctctttttctgatctcttttctcgtcttttctgtaATTTCTTATGATCCTATCCACCTTTCTGCGTCTATTTTCCTCTCATAATTTTTATtctgtatatcttttttatctctattctaTTATTCCTTATTATCTTTTCGTCCTCTTTTCTGTCTCGCCCTATCCtttcttgtgtgttttcttttattcgccttttctgatgaggaggataatgaaaaggataatagggACAACAAAAACgatgacaacagtaatattaatgaggataaaaatgataatgataatgataaggataatgataataataacaagaataatagtaattatgctattaataataacattatcataacaatgataataataataatgatggtaatgataatgataatgataataataacaataataatgataataataataatgataataataataataataataataataataataataataataataataataataataataataataataataataataataataataataataataataataataataataataataacgataatattgatattaataatattgataataatattattattattattatttacaatagtaatatcaataaaaacaatgataatagtaataataatgataatgataataattagaatactaataataataacaataataataacaatgataataacgatgaaaacaatgaaaattattataacaacaacaataacgattatagtataagaataatgataataaaagcaataattattatcattgaaataactatattaaaaaagataacaaaaataccaataatgataacaattagaatagaaataatattcatgataattatggtgataataacagtagtaattccagagataatgataacaataaagatactgAGACTTACGATGGCTTATTACGTTTTCACAACCTTCCTTTTACAGCTGTCATTTGCTGTCAGTGTAAATGCCAATATTGTCTGCCAGTAGATGTCACCGTCTCAATTATTTATTCAAAATCAGACATTTAAGATTTCTTGATTCATTCACTTTCCCAATAGAACACAATACAGAAAATTCAGGTTACatctgttttatacatatatatatatatatatatatatatatatatatatatatatatatatatatatatatatatatatatatatatatatatatatatatatatttatttatttatttatttatttatttatataatgaatgttatcaccactatcagtatatttctcattttatcaaatcatcatttcatcattatattatcatctcattgtcatcatcatctcatcatcgtcatcacatcgtcatcctcatcctcatccgtcTCCACTTATCCCTGTCCTTCTATATCTATTAGACTATCCACgtccattttttcctttatcctACATCCCTCAAGCTTCTCCTtgcccatccttctttcctcctgtctcccGGCTTCGTCCTCGGCCTCCCtatcagcatttttatcattatctttctcttcgtctttcttatcatctttctcttcgtctttcttatcatctttctcttcgtctttcttatcatctttctcttcgtctttcttatcaTCTTTCTCAGTACCCTTTTCAACATCTTTCTTTTCTACTCGTCTCTCCTGCAACCTATTCATCCTATCTGTTTCTCTAACATACTTTCTCCCACTTCTATCTTTCTTATATTCTCGTTGTTAATCCTGTCCCTCCAAGATATGCATCCATAGCCTTGTCGGTATAGAATATactaatatacttatatatgatatattaatgcACCAATATACTTTTTTGTTCCTATCATCCAAATATGCCCACTACTTCTATCCCTGTAATAAACATTCTCAATCCTTTCTAATATGCTCACTCTTATTCCTATCATGTTTGTATACTCTTCCATTTGTCCTCTCAATATATACTCATTAACTATCCCTCTAATATACTCTTTCCTGTTCCTGTCATCCTAATATGCTTCTCTAATATACTTCTTAATTCTTTATACTATAATCATATTTGTTCATTCCTATCACCTAAATATAGTCACTCCCACTTCTGCCCTTCAAATATACTCCTCCTTAATTCTGACCTTTAAATATACTCCTCCTTAATTATGTGACTCTGATATATCCACTCATGACTTTGGCAATATATGATACACTGATGTACTATTTACAAATATCCTAATATAGATTCATGTTCCTATCAACCAAATATACTCACTACTACTTCTATAATTCTAATATACATGTCCTCGACCTTGTCCCTCCAATACATCCACCCATAACCTTGTCAGTACAGAATATAACTAATATACTAATAGATATACTAACATACCAACATACAATCCTGTTTCTATCACCCAAATACACTCACTCCTACTTGTCCCTCTAATACACTCATTCTTAACCCTGCTAGATAaagatatttagaaatatatatgcgtgtacgtgtacgtgtatatctgtctatctctccctctacaaaaaatatatatataaaaagggaaggaaatactAGTAATGCAATCAAAACGTGACATAGAAAATAGAGAATGTTGGTGTATAACCTGAAGTAATATTCTTCAGCGTGAATAGGAATATTTCTCAAACCGACAGATATTCTTGTGAATTCACCCAAAAAAAATGAAGTTCAAGTGAATTAACATAtccaaaaaataaagcaaaaagatatatcacatcaccatcatcatcattgttatcaccatcactatcaccatcattctcatcatcatcatttttatcaccaacaccatcaccaccaccaccaccatcaccatcatcatcatcatcatcatcatcatcatcatcattgttatcaccatcaccatcatcatcatcattgttatcatcatcatcatcattgttatcaccatcaccatcatcatcatcattgttatcaccatcaccatcatcatcatcattgttatcaccatcaccatcatcctcatcaccaccatcaatgtcatcaccatccccccccccgcccgtgcaTCACAGGGAAACCGCAGGACCTCAAACCGCAGGATCTACACCTcaacctctcacctcccccctccccccctcccccctcccctcctccccctgggcCTTCTTCAGCCCCTCGTGTCTTTCATCAACTCTAATAATAACCAAATGCTCTATCGGTATCGACCTCAAATATGTGTGGAACATCTGACCTCGGCTCCAATGATTATGGTTTGGTCATGACGATATAGGGGCCTATCAGATTATGAATTAATGAAGAATAGGTAATCAAGTGGAGGATTAAGCCTATAAATAGCTATAGTGaaaagtttgtgtatgtatttatttgttttcactattgttgttattatataattGTCATCGTTACtatcgtgttatttttttttatcacgcaATACCTTTGTGGAATTAATATAGTAAGACCATTACATGATATTGCCTTtttgtaatgatattaaaaaatgcATATTGATATTCCAAATACGTAACCATGTCCGCAAACCACAGGAAAAAGTacacagaaaaacaaatgaaGTAACAGGTTAGTCAACAAACATGCAAATGAATAAACTGATAAACGAGGGAGTAAATGAAATCAGTAAATAGAGGAGGAAATTTAAATGACAgtttaataggtaaataataaaagaatagacTGATAAGTGAGTTAAGAAATcaatgagaaagtgaaagaatgattgaataaataaactaaaagacTGATGACATGAAGGCATAAATAGCTAataaattattattcctattatatcAATAAACTAAGCAATCATCacattcataaacaaacaaacgaataaagtaaaaaaaaaaaaaaaaaaaaaaaaagatgaaatacctTAATGAATCATGAATCATAAATCGAAATCAATTcccatactaaaaaaaaaaagaaaaaaaaaaaaaaaaaagtttgttagtcaacaaacatgaaaatgaatagaCTGACAAACGAGGGAGTAAATGAAATCAGTAAATAGAGGAGGAAATTAAATGACAgtttaataggtaaataataaaagaataggcTGATAAGTGAAAAAATTattgaataaataaactaaaagatTGATTAAGGCATAAATAACTAataaattattattcctattacatcAATAAACTAAGCAATCATCACATTCATAAACAGACTCAACTTGAATAAGTAAAGATAAAATACCTTAATAAATCATAAAACGAAATAAAttcccatacaaaaaaaaaagaaaaaaaaaaaaaaaaagtttgttagtcaacaaacatgaaaatgaatagaCTGACAAACGAGGGAGTAAATGAAATCAGTAAATAGAGGAGGAAATTAAATGACAgtttaataggtaaataataaaagaatagacTGATAAGTGAGTtaagaaataagtgaaaaaatgattaaataaataaacaaaagattgaTACATGAAGGCATAAATAGCTAatacattattattcctattacatcAATAAACTAAGCAATCATCacattcataaacaaacaaaagaataaagtaaaaaaaaaaaaaaaaaaaagatgaaatacctTAATGAATCATAAATCGTAATCAATTcccgtactaaaaaaaaaaaaaaaaaaaaaaaaaaaaaaaaaaaaagtttgttagtCGACAAACATGCAAATGAATAAACTGACAAACGAGGGAGTAAATGAAATCAGTAAATACAGGAGGAAATTAAATAACAgtttaataggtaaataataaaagaataggcTGATAAGTgaaaaaattattaaataaataaacaaaagattgaTACATTAAGGCATAAATAGCTAataaattattattcctattacatcAATAAGCTAAGCAATCATCacattcataaacaaacaaacgaataaagtaaaaaaagataaaatacctTAATGAATCATAAATCGAAATCAATTCCcatactaaaagaaagaaaaaaaaaaaaaaaaaagtttgttagtCGACAAACATGCAAATGAATAAACTGACAAACGAGGGAGTAAAGGAAATCAGTAAATACAGGAGGAAATTAAATGACAgtttaataggtaaataataaaagaataatgaaactgataaattGTGAGTTAAAAAATAAGTGAAGaatgattgaataaataaactaaaaaaactgATAAACATGGAAAACCATAAATAACTAataaattattattcctattacatcAATAAACTAAGCAATCATCacattcataaacaaacaaacgaataaagtaaaaaaagataaaatacctTAATGAATCATAAATCGAAATCAATTCCcatactaaaagaaagaaaaaaaaaaaaaaaaaagtttgttagtCGACAAACATGCAAATGAATAAACTGACAAACGAGGGAGTAAAGGAAATCAGTAAATACAGGAGGAAATTAAATGACAgtttaataggtaaataataaaagaatagacTGATAAGTGAGttaaaaaataagtgaaagaatgattgaataaataaactaaaagacTGATGACATGAAGGCATAAATAACTAataaattattattcctattacatcAATAAACTAAGCAATCATCacattcataaacaaacaaacgaataaagtaaaaaagatgaAATACCTTAATGAATCATAAATCGAAATCAATTcccatactaaaaaaaaaaaaaaaaaaaaaaaaattaactgaaCTGCCATTTACCGCCAGacgcccttcctccccgcccataACAGCCTGACCCGCCCACCGCAAGGCCGCCCAGACCCAGTGGCCAAAAACAGGTTCATTTAAGTTACGTGTTCGCGGTTATTGCAGCTTCATTATACTCGAGCAAAAGTTATAATGATTCATTGTCTGACTTCACTTGGTCAGAATGAAGTGTTCGGAGCTTGTCGCTGCTGAGTTATTCATGCGTCTGGGCGGGTCATATCGCTACTTTCATTGCACCCTTTTCTTTATACCTTTATTTCGAGGGCGGGgtcattttactatttttatctattttcttttatatttcattttactatttttatctctttccttttatttttttattttactatttttatctatttccttttatttttcattttactatttttatctactgtttcccatttttatttattttatttttttttttttaggggggggggggagcggagggaagtGTTTGTCAGTAAGTCACTCAGATCTACTTACACAAAATGTCATTAGCACATCTATAACACACCATTTATGTAtacgcatttttttttaaagagagagagagagagagagagagagagagagagagagaggaagagagagagagagagagagagagagagagagagagagagggagggaggagagaagaaagagagagagaagagaagagagagagagagagagagaagagagagagagagaaagaaagagagagagagagaagaaaacgagagagagagcaagagagagagaagaagagagagagaaaaagagaagagagagagagagagagaaactactcACTTTTCTCTAGAATTGTCTTTATTACAACgtttatgaataaatagagaatCTATTTATTCAGTCTTTGAAAGATTCTGAATAGGTAAAGCATtatgaagaaataataaataaataaataaataaaatgtaaaaatatatacaaaaaaaaatcttgcatattcggtgcatgttttttttcttcttttttttttgagacttgATTAATAAATGTCAGGTCAACAACTGCAGGAAAAAACACGTTTTTCGAAAATAGGAACAATAGGTTTCTCTTCCGCCGGTTTGGAAAGAACTTCTGGCTGCTTCCTAAATATGGCGAGCGGGGCTGGCATAGCGGTAGAACTGTAgggaaatatatcatatatgtgtgtgtgtgtgtgtgtccatatatatatatatatatatatatatatatatatatatatatatatatatatatatatatatatatatatatatatatatatatatatatatatatatatatatatacacacacatacacacatatatacacatacatacaaatagacctacatatatatatatatatatatatatatatatatatatatatatatatatatatatatatatatataaaaaaaaacataaaaggaaaaCTAACTTCTTTCTCCAAAGACAGACAAATCCCGAaaaatacacattatacatatagacctacatatatatatatatatatatatatatatatatatatatatatatatatatatatatatatatatatatatatatatatatatatatataaacaaccacataaaaagagaaaactacAACACTCTCCAAAAGACAGACAAATCGAAAAACAAAACggaagacaaaacgaaagacaaaacgaaagacaaagcgaaagacaaagcgaaagacaaaacgaaagacaaaacgaaagagaaagcgaaagacaaaaccaaagacaaaacgaaagacaaaacgaaagacaagcaaagcgaaaaagacaaaacagacaaaacgaagacaaaacgaaagcgaaagacaaaacggaagacaaagcgaaagacaaaacgaaagacaaaacgaaagacaaagcgaaagacaaaacgaaagacaaaacgaaagacaaagcgaaagacaaaacgaaagcgaaagacaaaacggaagacaaagcgaaagacaaaacgaaagacaaaacgaaagacaaaacgaaagacaaaacgaaagacaaaaccaaagacaaaaccaaagacaaaaccaaagacaaaaccaaagacaaaacgaaagacaaaacgaaagacaaaacgaaagacaaaacgaaagacaaaacgaaacacaaaacgaaagacaaaacgaaagacaaaaccaaagacaaaacgaaagacaaaacgaaagacaaaacgaaagacaaagcgaaagacaaaacgaaagacaaaaccaaagacaaaaccaaagacaaaacgaaagacaaaacgaaagacaaaacgaaagacaaagcgaaagacaaaacgaaagagaaagcgaaagacaaaacgaaagacaaaacgaaagagaaagcgaaagacaaaacgaaagacaaaacgaaagacaaaacgaaagacaaaacgaaagagaaagcgaaagacaaaacgaaagagaaagcgaaagacaaaacgaaagacaaaacgaagaGAAAGCGGGCAAACCAAAGGAACAAGAAACCAAAAAAGCaaaacgagggaagggaagggaggagggagaggaggagggaggagggagggagggagagagagagagagagagagagagagagagagagagatagagagagagagagagagagagagagagagagagagagacagacagacagagagagaaagacagacagacagacagagaaagagagaaggaagagagaaagagagagagagagacagacagatagacaggaaaacttaaacaaaagaataaaacgaaagacaaaaccaaaaacaaaagaaaagacaaaaccaaagacaaaaccaaagacaaaaccaaagacaaaaccaaagagacaaaaccaaaaaagacaaaaccaagAGACAAGAACcacaaagacaaaaccaagagacataaaaccaaagacaaaaccaCAAGACACAAACCAAGCAacaagacaaaacgaaagagacaaagaccaaagacacaaaacgaaagacaaaaccaaaagagaaagcgaaagacaaaacgaaagacaaaacgaagagaaagcgaaagcaaaacgaaagacaaacgaaagaaagcgaaagacaaagcaaaagagaaagcgaaagacaaaacgaagaagacaaaacgaaaggagaaagcgaaagacaaaacTAAAGAGACAAAACCAAGAACAGaaaacgagggaagggaaggaagggagggagggagaggaggagggagggaggaggagggaggagagagagagagagagagagagagagagagagagagagagagagagagagagagaaagaaagagagagagagacagac harbors:
- the LOC138861139 gene encoding uncharacterized protein; the protein is EDKAKDKTKDKTKDKTKDKTKDKTKDKTKNKTKDKT